The Mauremys mutica isolate MM-2020 ecotype Southern chromosome 1, ASM2049712v1, whole genome shotgun sequence genome has a segment encoding these proteins:
- the LOC123375533 gene encoding olfactory receptor 52M1-like — protein sequence MSDSNTTDFTNPSTFILLGIPGLERAHVWISIPFCTMYVIAILGNFTILFIVKREPSLHEPMHYFLCMLAVTDLVLCTSILPKMLAIFWFNSREIDFSACLTQLYFINCFAAMESGIFVAMAFDRYVAICHPLRHSTILTNCVVAKIGLVVVLRGCLLVLPYPLLASRWPYCKTNIIPHTYCKHISVVNLACADFRASSYYSLSVTFFVPSMDVFFISLSYIQILRAIFILPTKDARLKTFGTCGSHLCAILVFYIPDLFSSLMHRIGNTMPLYLLILIANVYLLVPPMLHPIIYGVRTKQIRDRLLALFTHKRT from the coding sequence atgtcagattccaacacaactgacttcacaaacccctccaccttcatcctacttggcattcctggcctggagagggcacatgtctggatctccatccccttctgcaccatgtatgtcatagccatcttggggaacttcaccattctgttcattgtgaagagggagccgagcctccatgagcccatgcactatttcctctgcatgctggccgtcactgacctggtcctgtgcacgtccatcctgcccaaaatgctggcaatcttctggttcaattccagggagatcgattttagtgcctgcctcacccaacTGTACTTCATTAACTGCTTTGCAGCAATGGAATCAGGGATCTttgtggccatggcttttgatcgctatgtggccatctgccaccccctgagacattccaccatcctgactaACTGCGTGGTGGCAAAGATTGGCTTGGTCGTGGTGCTGCGTGGCTGCTTACTCGTACTGCCATATCCTTTGCTGGCAAGTCGGTGGCCATATTGCAagaccaacatcatcccccacacgTACTGCAAGCATATCTCTGTGGTGAATCTGGCCTGCGCCGACTTCCGTGCCAGTAGTTACTACAGCCTCTCTgtaacattctttgttcccagtatggatgtgttttttatttctctgtcctatatccagatcctcagggccatcttcattctgcccacaaaggatgcccggctcaaGACATTTGGGACCTgtggctcccacctctgtgctatTTTAGTCTTTTACATTCCAgatctcttctcctccctcatgCATCGGATTGGTAACACTATGCCTCTGTATTTGCTCATTCTCATTGCCAACGTGTACCTTCTGGTGCCCCCCATGCTacaccccatcatctatggggtgaggaccaaacagatccgggacaggctgctcgcGCTATTTACTCATAAAAGGACCTAA